In a genomic window of Aggregatimonas sangjinii:
- a CDS encoding LytR/AlgR family response regulator transcription factor, whose product MKLNAIIVEDESNSREILRNYLAKYCSDVNLVGEAPSIQEGLKLIDQHTLDLVFLDVEMPFGNAFDLLDQVPDRTFETVFVTAYDHYAKDALNNHAAYYLMKPINIDELVKAVAYVSDIRRKESALEDKVLQPRLKSVEGKITLPQQDGFQVLNVKDILYCKADDNYTEIYLENKKILVSKTLKYFEEALSEFPFARIHKSYLVNVNEVIKYRKGKGGSVVVSNGKELLVSASKKKELLAYF is encoded by the coding sequence ATGAAATTAAACGCTATTATCGTTGAAGACGAATCGAACAGTCGGGAAATACTTCGAAACTATCTCGCCAAGTATTGTTCGGATGTAAACCTAGTAGGAGAAGCGCCGTCGATTCAGGAAGGATTAAAACTCATCGACCAACATACCCTCGACCTGGTTTTTTTGGATGTGGAGATGCCCTTCGGAAATGCCTTTGATTTATTAGATCAGGTTCCGGACAGGACCTTTGAAACGGTTTTTGTTACGGCCTACGATCATTATGCGAAAGATGCTTTGAACAATCACGCGGCCTATTACCTGATGAAACCGATCAATATCGATGAATTGGTGAAAGCCGTAGCATATGTTTCGGATATCCGCAGAAAAGAGAGTGCTTTAGAGGATAAAGTACTTCAGCCGCGGTTGAAGTCCGTTGAAGGGAAAATTACCTTGCCGCAGCAAGATGGTTTTCAGGTATTGAATGTAAAGGACATCCTTTACTGCAAGGCCGATGATAATTATACCGAAATTTATCTGGAAAACAAGAAGATCTTGGTCAGTAAAACCTTAAAATATTTTGAGGAAGCGCTTTCGGAATTTCCATTTGCACGCATACATAAATCGTATTTGGTAAATGTGAACGAGGTAATCAAATACAGGAAGGGCAAAGGAGGGAGCGTGGTCGTTTCGAACGGAAAAGAGCTGTTGGTCTCCGCTTCCAAAAAGAAAGAGCTACTGGCTTATTTTTAA